From Parasphaerochaeta coccoides DSM 17374, a single genomic window includes:
- a CDS encoding bifunctional metallophosphatase/5'-nucleotidase has product MKRFSKSIFTLVLVLVTVFALIGCQTTAPKGTVEAPTPTTVTTPAATAPTPAPVVTAPTPVVEEPVPAAPVTVAPAATPASAPVELPFGVQLIEKNEDGATEFDLFIVHTNDVHARIDSADGGIGYARLATMLNYARSITDNILLLDAGDVIQGTDVAASTQGASIANILGLLEYDAIAVGEHDFDYGFDRLQELVTAAEAASDVKVLNANILDANGYLTFQPYQVYDFNGFTVVVVGLTTPDAAVNAPNDLTFLGSLDIVAETQQYIDEARALGADYIIVLGHVGVDEGESGVTSVKIAEALNGIDLFVDGHSHTAIKNGLRVNDTLIVQAGEYLNNLGVVQIRVKDDKVVFEDALLVPASAVLDPATSDLAKEYGIVEVPEDPTVAQYIASVVAAAAPVSAAPVTPAAPAPAAPAAPVTPVAPVAPVVTTTAVAAPVELPFGVQLIEKNEDGATEFDLFIVHTNDVHARVDSADGGIGYARLATMLNYARSITDNILLLDAGDVIHGTNIATFTQGQSIANILGLLEYDAVTLGNHEFDYGFERLQELVAEAEAASDVKVLNANILDANGYLTFQPYQAYDFNGFTVVVVGMTTPDTVVTAHPDYTKGLTFVSPLDIVAETQQYIDEARAMGADYIIVLGHVGVDEGESGVTSVKIAEALNGIDLFVDGHSHTAIKNGRRVNDTLIVQTGEYLKNLGVVQIRVKDDKVVFEEALLVPASAVLDPATSDLAKEYGIIEVPEDPTVAQYIASEQAALANVVKQVIAYTPVNLDGERANVRTRQTNLSKLVVQAMTAESGADFSITNGGGIRASINAGNITYGDVITVLPFSNVIVVAEITGEDVYKALEHGYRLLPEQNGAFAQTDLQVVYNRFAAPGSRIKLVMLNGKAIDRNATYRVATNDFMAAGGDGYEFFGRVVSRGSLLSDVLINYLKANYPAK; this is encoded by the coding sequence GTGAAGCGTTTTTCAAAATCAATTTTTACTTTGGTTCTGGTTCTCGTGACGGTATTTGCGCTTATTGGATGTCAGACTACCGCTCCCAAGGGAACGGTTGAAGCTCCAACGCCGACCACCGTCACAACTCCGGCAGCCACAGCACCCACGCCGGCACCGGTTGTCACCGCACCTACTCCGGTTGTAGAGGAGCCCGTTCCGGCAGCCCCAGTGACTGTTGCTCCGGCGGCGACTCCGGCTTCCGCTCCCGTGGAACTTCCTTTTGGCGTCCAGCTAATCGAGAAGAACGAGGATGGAGCCACGGAGTTCGATCTGTTCATCGTTCATACCAATGATGTTCACGCCCGCATAGATTCCGCTGACGGCGGCATCGGGTACGCCCGCCTTGCCACCATGCTGAATTATGCCCGCTCCATCACTGATAACATCCTCCTCTTGGATGCCGGTGATGTCATTCAGGGAACGGACGTTGCGGCCTCCACGCAGGGAGCGAGCATCGCCAACATTCTCGGCTTGCTGGAATATGATGCCATTGCAGTCGGCGAACATGACTTCGACTATGGCTTCGACCGTTTGCAGGAACTGGTAACAGCAGCAGAAGCCGCTTCTGACGTCAAGGTTCTGAACGCCAATATCCTGGATGCCAATGGATATCTGACCTTCCAGCCTTATCAGGTGTATGACTTCAACGGCTTCACTGTCGTCGTTGTCGGTCTGACCACTCCTGATGCCGCCGTCAATGCCCCCAACGATCTGACATTCCTCGGTTCTTTGGACATCGTCGCGGAGACGCAACAGTACATTGACGAAGCCCGCGCACTGGGAGCCGACTACATCATCGTACTCGGACATGTCGGTGTTGATGAAGGCGAGTCCGGTGTTACCAGCGTCAAGATTGCCGAGGCATTGAATGGCATTGATCTTTTCGTTGACGGACATAGCCACACTGCCATCAAAAATGGTCTCCGCGTCAATGATACGTTGATTGTTCAAGCAGGTGAATACCTGAATAACCTGGGTGTGGTGCAGATTCGTGTCAAGGATGACAAGGTTGTCTTTGAGGACGCACTGCTGGTTCCCGCTTCCGCGGTTCTCGATCCGGCAACTTCCGATCTTGCCAAGGAGTATGGCATCGTTGAAGTTCCTGAGGATCCGACTGTTGCCCAGTACATTGCTTCCGTAGTGGCAGCCGCAGCTCCTGTTTCCGCAGCACCTGTAACCCCTGCTGCTCCCGCTCCCGCTGCTCCCGCTGCTCCCGTAACCCCTGTTGCTCCTGTTGCTCCTGTGGTAACCACGACTGCCGTTGCTGCTCCCGTGGAACTTCCTTTTGGCGTCCAGCTGATTGAGAAGAACGAGGACGGAGCCACGGAGTTTGATTTGTTCATCGTTCATACCAATGATGTTCATGCTCGCGTAGATTCCGCTGACGGCGGCATTGGGTACGCCCGCCTTGCCACCATGCTGAACTATGCCCGCTCCATTACCGACAACATCCTGCTCTTGGATGCTGGTGATGTCATTCATGGAACGAACATTGCAACCTTTACGCAAGGGCAGAGCATCGCCAACATCCTTGGCTTGCTTGAATATGATGCCGTTACACTCGGCAACCATGAGTTCGATTATGGTTTCGAGCGTTTGCAGGAACTGGTGGCTGAAGCGGAAGCCGCTTCTGATGTCAAGGTTCTGAACGCCAATATCCTTGATGCTAACGGGTATCTGACCTTCCAGCCTTATCAGGCGTATGACTTCAACGGCTTCACTGTCGTCGTTGTCGGCATGACCACTCCTGATACCGTTGTCACCGCCCATCCCGACTACACCAAGGGTTTGACTTTTGTCAGTCCTTTGGACATCGTCGCGGAGACGCAGCAGTACATTGACGAAGCCCGCGCCATGGGTGCTGACTACATCATCGTACTTGGACATGTCGGTGTTGACGAAGGCGAGTCCGGTGTTACCAGCGTCAAGATTGCCGAGGCATTGAATGGCATTGATCTTTTCGTTGACGGACATAGTCACACTGCCATCAAGAATGGTCGTCGCGTCAACGATACGCTGATTGTCCAGACTGGTGAATACCTGAAGAACCTGGGCGTAGTGCAGATTCGTGTCAAGGATGACAAGGTTGTCTTTGAAGAAGCCCTGCTGGTTCCCGCTTCCGCGGTTCTTGACCCGGCGACTTCCGATCTTGCCAAGGAGTATGGCATCATCGAGGTTCCTGAGGATCCGACTGTTGCCCAGTACATTGCTTCGGAACAGGCTGCTCTGGCGAATGTAGTGAAGCAAGTCATTGCCTACACTCCTGTCAACCTTGATGGCGAAAGGGCAAATGTCCGCACACGTCAGACCAACCTTTCCAAGCTGGTCGTTCAGGCTATGACTGCTGAGAGCGGAGCTGACTTCTCCATCACCAATGGCGGTGGTATCCGTGCTTCGATTAATGCAGGAAATATCACCTATGGCGATGTCATCACAGTCCTGCCGTTCTCTAATGTCATTGTGGTCGCCGAAATCACTGGTGAAGATGTCTACAAGGCTCTTGAGCATGGTTATCGGCTTCTGCCTGAGCAGAACGGTGCATTTGCCCAGACAGACCTCCAGGTTGTCTACAATCGCTTTGCGGCTCCTGGAAGCAGGATCAAGCTGGTCATGCTCAACGGCAAGGCCATTGACCGCAATGCTACGTATCGTGTCGCTACCAACGACTTCATGGCCGCTGGCGGTGACGGATATGAGTTCTTCGGACGGGTTGTCTCTCGTGGTTCCTTGTTGAGCGATGTACTCATCAACTACCTCAAGGCAAACTATCCTGCAAAGTAA
- the yidD gene encoding membrane protein insertion efficiency factor YidD: protein MPGSTYCTFQRLQMHSNTLPNASACAILYDMTQDPIPAKHPLRRLATMPFRFYRKYISPALPDACLYHPSCSAYMIQAVETHGIIRGLILGSSRILRCNRFFMGGADPVPDKFSWESLSFGWKAYRRPLRQKRKPEEPTNPGSTP from the coding sequence ATGCCTGGAAGCACTTATTGCACATTCCAACGCCTTCAAATGCACTCAAATACATTGCCCAATGCCAGCGCCTGCGCTATCCTGTACGACATGACGCAGGACCCCATCCCCGCAAAACATCCACTCAGACGCCTGGCAACCATGCCTTTCCGTTTCTATAGGAAATACATTTCCCCCGCCTTGCCCGACGCGTGCCTCTACCATCCTTCCTGTTCCGCCTATATGATCCAAGCCGTGGAGACTCACGGAATCATCCGCGGCCTTATCTTGGGAAGTTCCCGCATCCTGCGTTGCAACCGTTTCTTCATGGGTGGCGCGGATCCTGTCCCTGACAAATTCTCATGGGAAAGCCTGAGTTTCGGCTGGAAAGCATACCGGAGACCCCTGCGACAGAAGCGAAAGCCGGAGGAACCTACAAATCCTGGCTCAACTCCCTGA
- the udk gene encoding uridine kinase gives MKRVRIMGITGGSGSGKSTIVRKISEICPDFVFIPQDNYYRSAEYINNENITAFNFDHPDAFDTDLLHAHLRALKQGKPIDMPQYDFVRHRRRQEMVHVEPRPLVIIEGLMVLYDKRIRELLDLKLYVDTPDDIRFIRRLRRDISERGRTAESVITQYLEVVRPGHFNFIEPTKKYADLIIPEGGYNENALLALIPFIRELSQDL, from the coding sequence ATGAAAAGAGTACGCATCATGGGTATCACCGGCGGATCAGGTTCGGGAAAATCGACCATTGTCCGCAAGATTTCGGAAATCTGTCCTGATTTCGTTTTCATCCCGCAGGACAATTACTACCGTTCCGCCGAGTATATCAACAACGAAAACATCACGGCTTTCAATTTTGACCATCCCGATGCTTTTGACACTGATTTGCTTCATGCGCATCTTCGCGCACTGAAGCAAGGGAAGCCCATTGACATGCCGCAGTATGATTTCGTCCGGCATCGCCGCAGGCAGGAAATGGTTCATGTGGAACCTCGTCCCTTGGTGATCATTGAAGGACTCATGGTGCTTTATGACAAAAGGATACGCGAGTTGCTTGACTTGAAGCTTTATGTCGATACTCCTGACGATATCCGTTTCATCAGGCGTCTGCGCCGTGATATCTCGGAAAGGGGAAGGACTGCGGAGTCCGTGATTACCCAATATCTGGAGGTAGTCCGTCCCGGTCATTTCAACTTCATTGAGCCTACGAAGAAATACGCTGATCTCATCATTCCAGAGGGTGGATACAATGAGAACGCTCTGCTTGCCTTGATTCCGTTCATCAGGGAGTTGAGCCAGGATTTGTAG
- a CDS encoding aldose epimerase family protein, with product MITQRRFGTDPLGQAVTLFTLTAGDYSADIITYGATLVAFRTPDRAGRINDIVLGFDTLDGYLPKNQYIGKTVGRFANRIAEGTFTIDGETFHARKNEPTAVLHGGEEGISNYTWHAETYEADGAPGVMLSHVSKDGASGFPGKCTVSVSYLLQDDGALFIDYDASSSKPTPISLTNHSYFNLAGAASGSILNHVLRISCNRYLQVDANLIPHESPASVEGTAFDFRSGKPIGRDMGGTGIAGYDHCLVMEEKEADGLREFAHVVEPTSGRTLTCYTTLPAVQFYTANHLDGTIKGKGGLAYGRHAGFCLETQEYPDAPNHPDYPDCILRPGTVWRHTTVYDAGVI from the coding sequence ATGATTACGCAGAGACGGTTCGGAACAGATCCATTGGGACAGGCGGTCACCCTGTTCACGCTAACTGCCGGAGACTACTCCGCTGATATCATCACCTACGGGGCGACGCTCGTGGCGTTCCGCACTCCGGATCGGGCTGGCAGGATTAATGACATCGTACTCGGTTTTGATACACTTGACGGGTATCTCCCCAAGAACCAGTATATCGGAAAGACGGTCGGGCGTTTTGCAAACCGGATTGCCGAAGGAACCTTCACTATCGACGGTGAGACATTTCATGCGCGGAAGAATGAACCGACAGCTGTCCTGCATGGTGGAGAAGAAGGCATCAGTAATTATACATGGCATGCGGAAACCTATGAGGCGGATGGAGCCCCCGGCGTCATGTTGAGTCATGTCAGCAAGGACGGTGCCAGCGGATTCCCCGGTAAGTGTACCGTCTCCGTGAGCTATCTTCTTCAAGATGATGGCGCTCTGTTCATTGACTATGATGCATCATCATCAAAACCGACGCCGATTAGCCTGACCAACCATTCTTATTTCAATCTTGCGGGTGCTGCCAGCGGTTCTATCCTGAATCATGTACTCCGGATTTCCTGCAATCGTTATCTCCAGGTCGATGCCAACCTTATTCCGCATGAATCTCCGGCTTCTGTCGAAGGGACAGCCTTTGATTTCCGTTCGGGCAAGCCTATCGGACGCGACATGGGTGGTACGGGGATTGCAGGATATGATCATTGCCTTGTCATGGAAGAAAAGGAAGCCGATGGTCTGCGTGAATTCGCCCATGTGGTCGAACCAACAAGCGGAAGGACGCTCACATGCTATACGACGCTTCCCGCCGTGCAATTCTACACAGCCAACCATCTGGACGGGACAATCAAAGGGAAGGGAGGGCTGGCATATGGCCGACATGCCGGTTTCTGTCTGGAAACCCAAGAGTATCCGGACGCGCCGAACCATCCGGATTATCCGGACTGCATACTCCGTCCCGGTACGGTATGGCGTCATACCACCGTATATGACGCGGGGGTGATCTGA
- the lepA gene encoding translation elongation factor 4 yields the protein MGNNSQHIRNFCIIAHIDHGKSTLADRFIEKARLVSSRGPVQSQMLDNMDIERERGITIKSQAVKIPYTAADGTEYELNLVDTPGHVDFSYEVSRAISSCEGALLLIDASQGVEAQTLANMYMAIEHNLEIIPVINKIDLPSADIPSCLHQIDHDLGLDPDMAVMVSAKTGEGVDTLFESIVQFIPPPTGNDNSPLKALIFDSQYDSYRGVIIHVRIFEGMLKEGATAQLMHNNAAYEIDEAGVFQMGLVRTGELKAGDVGYFLAGIKNISDIRVGDTVTLASNPAKEPLAGFKDVKPVVFSSIYPVDSNDYEELQQAIDKLKLNDASLVYEKDSSAALGFGFRCGFLGLLHLEVVQERIEREFGLSIVFTSPSVKYIVTMKNGDVLNIDNPLDYPDPMRVDYVEEPFITASIITPATFVGAIIPLCMEKRGVQSGMNYLDEKRVELVYEMPLAEVLFEFYDRLKSVSRGYASFDYQVSGYKRTDLVRMDILVNGEPVDALSQLVFRGTAQARGRTVCEKLSTEIPRQMFKIPIQAAIGGSIIARETINAYRKDVTAKCYGGDISRKRKLLEKQKEGKKRMKMVGNVEIPQQAFLAVLKTDSKKES from the coding sequence ATGGGAAATAATTCACAACACATAAGGAATTTCTGCATCATTGCGCACATCGACCACGGTAAATCGACGCTGGCCGACCGTTTCATCGAGAAAGCGCGGCTTGTATCTTCCCGTGGTCCCGTGCAGTCGCAAATGCTGGATAACATGGACATTGAACGGGAGCGTGGCATCACAATCAAGAGCCAGGCGGTGAAGATTCCTTATACGGCAGCCGACGGAACCGAATATGAACTGAATTTGGTCGATACGCCGGGACATGTCGATTTTTCCTACGAAGTCTCCCGCGCCATCAGCTCTTGTGAAGGTGCGCTGCTTCTCATAGACGCGTCCCAAGGTGTCGAAGCGCAGACTCTTGCCAACATGTACATGGCCATCGAACATAATCTGGAAATCATCCCGGTGATCAACAAGATTGACTTGCCCAGTGCCGATATCCCGTCATGCCTTCACCAGATTGACCATGACTTGGGCTTGGATCCGGACATGGCCGTTATGGTCAGCGCCAAGACAGGGGAAGGAGTAGACACGTTGTTTGAAAGCATCGTCCAGTTCATTCCACCTCCCACGGGTAATGACAATTCCCCTCTCAAGGCGCTGATTTTCGATTCCCAGTATGACTCCTATCGCGGAGTCATCATCCATGTCAGGATATTCGAGGGGATGTTGAAGGAAGGCGCGACAGCCCAACTCATGCACAACAATGCTGCCTATGAGATAGATGAGGCCGGGGTATTCCAGATGGGACTGGTTCGTACCGGAGAGCTTAAGGCCGGTGATGTCGGCTACTTCCTCGCGGGCATCAAGAACATCAGTGACATACGGGTCGGTGATACCGTGACCTTGGCAAGCAACCCCGCCAAGGAACCACTGGCGGGTTTCAAAGATGTCAAGCCTGTTGTCTTCAGTTCTATCTATCCTGTTGATTCCAACGACTATGAGGAACTTCAGCAAGCGATTGATAAATTGAAGCTCAACGATGCTTCTTTGGTTTATGAGAAGGACTCTTCCGCCGCCTTGGGGTTCGGTTTCCGCTGTGGCTTCCTCGGACTGCTTCACCTTGAGGTGGTACAGGAGCGCATCGAACGTGAATTCGGTCTGTCAATTGTATTCACCAGTCCATCGGTGAAGTACATCGTGACCATGAAGAACGGTGATGTGCTGAACATTGACAATCCGCTGGACTACCCTGATCCCATGAGGGTGGATTACGTCGAAGAACCTTTCATCACCGCCAGCATCATCACACCGGCTACGTTCGTCGGAGCCATTATACCGCTGTGCATGGAGAAACGCGGGGTGCAGTCCGGCATGAACTATCTTGATGAAAAACGGGTGGAGCTTGTCTATGAAATGCCTCTGGCAGAGGTTCTCTTTGAATTTTATGACCGACTCAAGTCCGTGTCACGAGGCTATGCGTCCTTCGACTACCAGGTGTCCGGATACAAGCGGACGGATCTTGTCCGGATGGACATCTTGGTCAACGGGGAGCCGGTCGATGCTTTGAGCCAGCTTGTCTTCCGCGGTACTGCCCAAGCGCGTGGCCGGACGGTATGCGAGAAGTTGAGTACAGAGATTCCCCGCCAGATGTTCAAGATACCTATTCAGGCGGCCATCGGTGGTTCCATCATTGCCCGCGAGACCATCAACGCATACCGCAAGGATGTCACCGCCAAGTGTTACGGCGGAGACATCAGCCGCAAGAGGAAACTGCTTGAGAAACAGAAAGAAGGCAAGAAGCGCATGAAGATGGTCGGAAACGTCGAGATACCGCAGCAGGCGTTCCTTGCAGTTCTTAAGACGGACTCTAAGAAAGAATCATAA
- the ftsH gene encoding ATP-dependent zinc metalloprotease FtsH, with the protein MENDERNDVKDHRPEDQQGDDKGTGKDEKKNVFDYFNGDDSSRHGKGPSGGSPRRPRNSIALIVFVVLLALFAFSFFNDGRLASQPVAYSDFLSLVGNRRVTDVRIQDNSVIIFTLTSGEQYSTRIPYFDNSLLETLKDSGVQVSGTVRQASVFEVILQYLPLIIIVVFSWMMWRQLSAGTGGRMMSGLGKNLAKEYKKSDNKTTFVDVAGQEEAKLELEEIVDFLKEPARFQKIGARIPKGVLLVGPPGTGKTLLAKAVAGEAGVSFFHTSGSDFVEMFVGMGAARVRDLFEQGRKNAPCILFIDELDAVGRTRGGGLGGGNDEREQTLNQMLVEMDGFATTTGVIVMAATNRPDVLDPALLRPGRFDRQVTVALPDVVEREAILRIHAKKIQLEPSVDLGRIARATPGSSGADLANLINEAALFAARRKKLTVDMQDLEDARDKILLGVARNSRYMTDEEKRATAYHESGHALLHYYLKNTDPLHKVTIIPHGQALGLTMSLPVKEVYTKNRASLTDWIKVCMGGYVAEEIIYGQTTTGTSNDIKQATDVARRMVTEWGMSPLGFVSYGREDEPLFLGREIAQRKDYSEATAQKIDEQVNKILDECLKETRSLLTDHRDHLDKLTDALVEKETLDDAQVRELLGFPAVESVTSFVK; encoded by the coding sequence GTGGAAAATGATGAAAGAAATGATGTGAAAGACCATCGTCCCGAAGATCAACAGGGCGATGACAAGGGCACAGGAAAGGATGAAAAGAAGAACGTCTTCGATTATTTCAACGGAGATGATTCTTCGCGTCACGGAAAAGGTCCTTCCGGAGGAAGTCCCCGTCGGCCACGAAACAGCATCGCCTTGATAGTGTTCGTCGTGTTGCTGGCTCTGTTCGCCTTCTCATTCTTCAATGATGGAAGACTGGCGTCACAACCAGTTGCTTACTCCGATTTCCTCTCCTTGGTGGGGAACCGTCGGGTCACGGACGTGCGTATTCAGGATAATTCCGTGATTATCTTTACCCTGACTTCCGGGGAACAATATTCAACTCGTATCCCATATTTTGACAACAGTCTGCTTGAGACATTGAAGGATAGCGGCGTCCAGGTGAGTGGAACGGTACGTCAGGCATCTGTCTTTGAAGTGATTCTTCAATATCTGCCGTTGATTATCATTGTTGTCTTCTCTTGGATGATGTGGAGGCAGCTTTCTGCCGGTACGGGCGGCAGGATGATGTCCGGCTTGGGGAAGAACCTGGCCAAGGAATATAAGAAGTCGGACAATAAGACGACCTTCGTCGATGTTGCCGGCCAGGAAGAAGCAAAACTTGAGCTTGAGGAAATTGTTGACTTCCTCAAGGAACCGGCACGCTTCCAGAAAATTGGGGCACGCATCCCCAAGGGAGTCCTGTTGGTCGGCCCTCCCGGAACAGGTAAGACATTGCTGGCCAAGGCCGTGGCCGGAGAAGCCGGCGTTTCCTTCTTCCATACCAGTGGTTCTGATTTCGTCGAAATGTTCGTCGGTATGGGAGCCGCACGTGTCCGGGACCTGTTTGAGCAAGGCCGTAAGAATGCTCCGTGCATTCTGTTCATCGACGAGCTTGATGCAGTGGGACGTACCCGCGGCGGCGGTCTGGGAGGCGGGAATGATGAACGTGAGCAAACGCTGAACCAGATGTTGGTCGAGATGGATGGTTTTGCCACGACTACAGGAGTCATAGTCATGGCTGCGACGAACCGTCCTGATGTCCTTGATCCTGCCTTGCTGAGACCGGGACGCTTTGATCGGCAGGTCACTGTAGCTCTCCCCGATGTTGTGGAACGTGAGGCGATTCTCAGGATACATGCCAAGAAGATTCAATTGGAGCCTAGTGTCGATCTTGGTCGTATTGCCCGCGCCACGCCGGGGTCGAGCGGAGCGGACTTGGCAAACCTGATCAATGAAGCTGCGTTGTTCGCCGCCCGCAGGAAGAAGCTGACAGTAGACATGCAGGATCTTGAGGATGCCCGCGACAAAATACTGCTGGGCGTAGCACGGAACAGTCGCTACATGACCGATGAAGAGAAAAGGGCGACCGCTTATCATGAGTCTGGCCATGCCCTCCTGCACTATTACCTGAAGAATACTGATCCACTGCACAAGGTGACCATCATTCCCCATGGACAAGCCCTTGGGCTTACCATGTCCCTGCCCGTCAAAGAGGTTTACACCAAGAATCGGGCAAGCCTCACGGACTGGATCAAGGTCTGCATGGGAGGCTATGTCGCCGAGGAGATCATCTACGGACAGACGACCACCGGCACGAGCAATGACATCAAACAGGCGACCGACGTAGCACGGCGCATGGTTACAGAGTGGGGCATGAGCCCTCTGGGTTTTGTCAGCTACGGAAGGGAAGATGAGCCACTATTCCTCGGTCGGGAGATTGCCCAGCGCAAGGATTATTCCGAGGCGACTGCCCAGAAAATCGACGAACAGGTGAACAAGATTCTGGATGAGTGCCTTAAGGAAACCCGCTCGCTTCTCACCGACCACCGGGATCATCTGGACAAGTTGACCGATGCTCTTGTGGAGAAAGAGACTCTTGATGATGCCCAAGTCCGTGAACTGCTTGGCTTCCCTGCGGTGGAAAGTGTCACCAGTTTTGTAAAGTAA